A genomic region of Sulfobacillus acidophilus DSM 10332 contains the following coding sequences:
- a CDS encoding hypothetical protein (KEGG: sth:STH3328 hypothetical protein~SPTR: Putative uncharacterized protein), protein MAINAWDIAVAAGGLAVIALVVAFWALAAGRRTRRRWDKLIGSHRPEGWETLLATVNQDVGTLQDHLAALTERVGQLETRGRAVLNRVGLVRFNPFLDTGSDLSFSLAMLNDEGDGVVITSLWARDEVRLYAKPVERQGSRYTLSQEEKQAIDMAMNVRQPKA, encoded by the coding sequence ATGGCGATTAACGCCTGGGATATCGCAGTGGCAGCCGGAGGGCTGGCCGTCATCGCCCTGGTCGTGGCATTCTGGGCGCTAGCCGCCGGTCGCCGTACCCGCCGACGCTGGGACAAACTCATCGGAAGCCACCGACCGGAAGGCTGGGAAACCCTACTGGCAACGGTCAACCAAGATGTCGGCACCTTACAGGACCACCTCGCCGCCCTGACGGAACGGGTGGGCCAATTGGAAACCCGGGGGCGCGCCGTATTAAATCGCGTGGGCCTGGTCCGTTTCAATCCCTTTCTTGACACGGGATCCGACCTCTCCTTTTCGCTGGCCATGTTAAACGACGAAGGGGACGGGGTCGTCATTACGAGTCTTTGGGCTCGCGACGAAGTGCGACTATACGCCAAACCGGTGGAACGCCAAGGCAGCCGCTATACGTTAAGCCAGGAAGAAAAACAAGCCATCGATATGGCGATGAATGTTCGGCAACCTAAAGCATAG
- a CDS encoding Colicin V production protein (PFAM: Colicin V production protein~InterPro IPR003825~PFAM: Colicin V production protein) has translation MTGWINASLALYLLLGAWYGLRRGLVSVVFSVLGYVVGLVVASHEETRLTRWLLRQPTIHRTVFHLIPQAAATIPSVHRQALHLIQSLMALIVFLLLVGLAEGLGRVIGQIISRTVHSFRVTGLVDRIGGVVAGLFEHGIVAGLVMVLILTVPVFAHTPLLGAIHKAPLASWLVSWVGRLAKIPGGLYL, from the coding sequence GTGACAGGCTGGATTAACGCCTCGTTAGCCCTCTATCTATTGCTAGGCGCATGGTATGGCTTACGCCGGGGACTGGTGTCGGTCGTGTTTAGCGTGCTCGGTTATGTGGTCGGACTGGTGGTGGCCAGCCATGAAGAGACTCGCCTGACCCGTTGGCTCCTTCGGCAACCGACGATTCACCGGACCGTCTTTCACCTGATACCGCAGGCCGCGGCGACCATTCCGAGCGTGCATCGCCAAGCCCTGCATTTAATCCAAAGCTTAATGGCGCTGATCGTGTTTCTCCTCCTGGTCGGGCTTGCCGAAGGTTTGGGACGCGTCATCGGCCAAATCATTTCGCGTACGGTTCATTCCTTTCGGGTAACCGGACTCGTCGACCGCATAGGGGGCGTCGTGGCGGGGCTATTTGAGCACGGCATTGTCGCCGGATTGGTCATGGTCTTGATTTTGACCGTTCCCGTGTTTGCCCATACCCCTCTTTTGGGGGCGATTCATAAAGCTCCGTTGGCGAGTTGGTTGGTGAGTTGGGTCGGTCGTTTGGCCAAGATCCCGGGAGGCCTCTACTTATGA
- a CDS encoding single-strand binding protein (PFAM: Single-strand binding protein family~TIGRFAM: single stranded DNA-binding protein (ssb)~COGs: COG0629 Single-stranded DNA-binding protein~InterPro IPR011344:IPR000424~KEGG: tmr:Tmar_2354 single-strand binding protein~PFAM: Primosome PriB/single-strand DNA-binding~SPTR: Single-stranded DNA-binding protein;~TIGRFAM: Single-strand DNA-binding) has protein sequence MLNRVVLIGRLTRDPEMRYTPQGVPVASFTLAVDRPFSNQQGQRETDFIDCIAWRKLGETVGNHLTKGRLAAVEGRLQIRSYEAQDGTKRRVAEVVCDSVRFLDRPRDAQGGAMESFGADETELPDDLPF, from the coding sequence ATGCTAAATCGCGTTGTGTTAATCGGGCGGCTGACCCGTGACCCGGAAATGCGTTATACCCCTCAAGGGGTGCCTGTCGCGTCGTTTACCCTGGCGGTGGATCGGCCGTTTTCTAATCAACAAGGCCAGCGGGAAACCGATTTTATAGATTGTATCGCGTGGCGTAAATTAGGCGAGACCGTCGGTAACCATCTGACGAAGGGACGCTTGGCAGCTGTGGAAGGCCGACTACAAATCCGCAGCTACGAAGCGCAGGACGGCACGAAACGCCGGGTGGCGGAAGTGGTCTGCGACAGCGTACGCTTCTTGGATCGGCCCCGTGATGCACAAGGCGGAGCGATGGAGTCGTTTGGCGCGGACGAAACGGAGCTGCCGGATGACTTACCCTTTTAA
- a CDS encoding SSU ribosomal protein S6P (PFAM: Ribosomal protein S6~TIGRFAM: ribosomal protein S6~COGs: COG0360 Ribosomal protein S6~HAMAP: Ribosomal protein S6, bacterial-like~InterPro IPR020814:IPR000529~KEGG: chy:CHY_0035 30S ribosomal protein S6~PFAM: Ribosomal protein S6, bacterial-like~SPTR: 30S ribosomal protein S6;~TIGRFAM: Ribosomal protein S6), with product MAQYELMYILKPDLGDEALQEDIEKFSQMIQTAGGAVEKTDKWGRRKLAYEIQGYTEGFYVVVNFTGSGDIANEITRILRINDDVIRSIVVRLDD from the coding sequence TTGGCTCAATATGAGCTCATGTATATTTTGAAACCCGATCTCGGCGATGAAGCCTTGCAGGAGGACATTGAAAAGTTCTCCCAGATGATTCAGACGGCCGGCGGCGCTGTCGAGAAAACCGACAAATGGGGCCGTCGCAAGTTGGCCTACGAAATTCAAGGCTACACGGAAGGGTTTTACGTCGTTGTCAACTTTACCGGTAGCGGCGACATCGCCAACGAAATCACTCGTATTTTACGCATCAATGACGATGTTATTCGCTCAATCGTGGTTCGTTTAGACGATTAG
- a CDS encoding Tetratricopeptide TPR_2 repeat-containing protein (PFAM: Tetratricopeptide repeat~InterPro IPR019734:IPR001440:IPR013105~KEGG: hor:Hore_23400 TPR repeat-containing protein~PFAM: Tetratricopeptide TPR2; Tetratricopeptide TPR-1~SMART: Tetratricopeptide repeat~SPTR: TPR repeat-containing protein) has protein sequence MIQWDEQGQQLLSRGNAYWQRGDREEALKTFQELIDRFPDRPEGYNKMGVILAETGQLEQAEHFFLEALARDRLHVPALTNMGNICLERGDIATAIQHYHLALEVDPEYAPAHRNLAVAYRRDGQMGAFVRHFKRSQRLEGDAERRRFLTQKGQSTGWFIYWPWILAAIGVIVILSAGVHR, from the coding sequence GTGATTCAGTGGGACGAGCAAGGACAACAATTGTTGTCCCGCGGTAACGCCTATTGGCAACGCGGCGATCGGGAAGAGGCGTTGAAGACTTTTCAAGAGCTGATCGATCGCTTCCCTGACCGCCCGGAAGGGTACAATAAAATGGGAGTGATTTTGGCGGAAACGGGTCAACTGGAACAGGCGGAGCATTTTTTTCTCGAAGCACTGGCTCGTGACCGCCTCCATGTGCCGGCACTGACCAATATGGGGAATATTTGCCTGGAACGGGGCGATATCGCGACGGCCATCCAGCATTATCATTTGGCGTTAGAGGTGGACCCGGAATATGCCCCGGCGCATCGGAATTTAGCCGTCGCTTATCGTCGGGACGGTCAAATGGGTGCCTTTGTGCGCCACTTTAAACGCTCACAACGCTTGGAAGGCGACGCCGAGCGGCGTCGGTTCCTGACGCAAAAGGGACAATCGACCGGGTGGTTCATCTACTGGCCTTGGATATTAGCCGCAATAGGGGTGATCGTGATTCTGTCGGCGGGTGTTCACCGATGA
- a CDS encoding MscS Mechanosensitive ion channel (PFAM: Mechanosensitive ion channel~COGs: COG0668 Small-conductance mechanosensitive channel~InterPro IPR006685~KEGG: pth:PTH_2903 small-conductance mechanosensitive channel~PFAM: Mechanosensitive ion channel MscS~SPTR: Small-conductance mechanosensitive channel) gives MIHWPPHLLLHAIEAAVVVVVAGSLVKGGARFFRHLEHRPAEAAIQQRRATLYRLLTSVLRYTVDFVAILTALDIFGVPTTSLVAGAGIVGLAVSFGAQGLVQDIVTGLFLLYEDQYRVGDKITLPALNLTGVVTELGLRVTRLAGPQGELTIVPNRLILEVQNHSREQTLITVKVPLDPNLDPHRVESALTRLAETLADQIPGLTVLGIQDLAPGQVVWALQAPAEPETAAGLTKLLRHRIAGLLYEEELPLAGQVKGYVHGQNASSL, from the coding sequence ATGATCCATTGGCCGCCGCATCTCCTTTTACATGCCATTGAAGCCGCCGTCGTCGTTGTCGTGGCGGGCAGTCTGGTCAAAGGCGGGGCGCGCTTTTTCCGCCACTTGGAACACCGCCCGGCCGAAGCGGCAATCCAGCAACGGCGGGCCACGCTGTACCGGTTATTGACGTCCGTGCTGCGTTATACGGTCGATTTTGTCGCGATTCTGACCGCGTTGGATATATTCGGCGTGCCCACCACATCCTTGGTGGCGGGTGCCGGCATCGTCGGTCTGGCCGTCAGTTTTGGTGCCCAAGGATTAGTGCAAGACATTGTAACGGGACTCTTTTTGCTGTATGAAGATCAATATCGCGTGGGCGATAAAATTACGCTGCCTGCCCTCAATTTGACCGGGGTGGTGACCGAGTTGGGTCTCCGGGTTACCCGGTTGGCGGGGCCTCAGGGGGAACTCACGATTGTCCCCAATCGGCTCATATTAGAAGTGCAAAATCACTCACGAGAACAGACCCTGATTACGGTGAAAGTGCCTCTCGATCCGAATCTCGACCCACACCGGGTGGAGAGCGCTTTAACTCGATTGGCCGAGACGCTAGCGGATCAGATTCCGGGCCTCACCGTATTAGGAATTCAGGATTTAGCCCCCGGCCAAGTTGTCTGGGCCCTTCAGGCGCCTGCGGAGCCGGAGACCGCGGCCGGGCTGACGAAACTGTTGCGCCACCGAATTGCGGGCCTATTATATGAGGAAGAGCTACCCTTAGCGGGCCAGGTGAAAGGATACGTCCATGGACAAAACGCGTCCTCACTATAA
- a CDS encoding sporulation protein YyaC (PFAM: Protein of unknown function (DUF1256)~TIGRFAM: putative sporulation protein YyaC~InterPro IPR009665~KEGG: tjr:TherJR_2993 sporulation protein YyaC~PFAM: Protein of unknown function DUF1256~SPTR: Sporulation protein YyaC;~TIGRFAM: Protein of unknown function DUF1256) yields the protein MANRDLGFSDRNDLPTLRRIALSHPAVSVEVALALSRLWRQLGPPEVIVCIGTDRATGDALGPLVGTYLGEVEGFPVPIVGNLEEPIHAVNLRQWIESRPEWRTRRLLAIDASLGKPEEVGMLSVGLGPLRPGAGVNKDLPALGTYFITGTVNVGGFLDYFVLQNTRLSLVMKMARAISVGLQQSFSML from the coding sequence ATGGCAAACCGCGATTTGGGTTTTTCGGACCGCAATGATCTGCCCACCCTTCGCCGCATCGCGTTGAGCCACCCGGCGGTCAGCGTCGAAGTCGCCCTGGCCTTGAGTCGGCTGTGGCGGCAATTGGGGCCGCCGGAAGTCATTGTGTGTATTGGCACCGACCGGGCAACCGGTGATGCGCTCGGGCCGTTGGTCGGCACCTATTTAGGGGAGGTGGAGGGCTTTCCCGTGCCCATCGTCGGCAATTTGGAAGAGCCGATTCACGCCGTTAATTTACGACAATGGATCGAAAGCCGTCCGGAATGGCGGACCCGTCGGCTATTGGCCATTGACGCCTCACTCGGCAAACCGGAGGAAGTCGGGATGCTGTCGGTCGGCTTGGGCCCGCTGCGCCCCGGCGCCGGCGTGAACAAGGATTTACCGGCCCTCGGGACCTATTTTATTACCGGAACGGTCAATGTCGGCGGCTTTCTGGATTATTTTGTGCTCCAAAACACCCGTCTCTCCCTTGTTATGAAAATGGCCCGCGCCATTAGCGTGGGCCTTCAACAGAGTTTTTCTATGCTTTAG
- a CDS encoding hypothetical protein (COGs: COG3949 Uncharacterized membrane protein~KEGG: tjr:TherJR_1414 hypothetical protein~SPTR: Putative uncharacterized protein) yields MKSSWLPAALVYTGTVIGAGFASGQEIWQFFARHGTWGAAPALLVTGAVLALLSWLAMETGRHDPSLTIDKLLKNTYPTWAVPVLDAVVLGFLVIGVAVVGAGGGTALNHLIRWPVGLGAFITIMATLVVVERGTNAVKWVNTLLLPFLIVLTLFVSYRTWEWTAQPIPVSSPHEWMLSALTYLSYNIFTAMAVLMALGRAMPSPRASLKAALTGTGILVVLAAAEVHALLRLETVRDLPMVDLATLIGRQWGRLYAMSLWVALFTTGVGEALAIRTHYGRRWLWALVLVVPAAGLPFGQLVARLYPVMGAVSLLLWLPLIVNRSKPLREG; encoded by the coding sequence ATGAAATCCTCGTGGCTGCCGGCCGCATTGGTATACACCGGAACCGTCATTGGAGCCGGCTTTGCCAGCGGTCAGGAAATCTGGCAGTTTTTTGCGCGTCACGGGACCTGGGGTGCCGCGCCGGCGCTGCTCGTCACCGGAGCCGTTTTAGCCTTGCTCAGTTGGTTGGCCATGGAAACCGGCCGCCACGATCCGTCATTGACCATCGACAAGCTCTTGAAAAATACCTATCCGACATGGGCGGTACCGGTGCTCGATGCCGTCGTGTTGGGGTTTTTGGTCATCGGCGTCGCCGTCGTGGGCGCGGGCGGAGGCACGGCGTTAAACCACTTGATTCGCTGGCCCGTCGGCTTAGGCGCCTTCATCACGATTATGGCCACCCTGGTCGTCGTCGAACGCGGCACCAATGCCGTGAAGTGGGTCAATACCCTCTTATTACCGTTTCTCATCGTGTTGACGCTCTTTGTTTCTTATCGCACCTGGGAATGGACGGCGCAACCGATACCGGTCTCTTCCCCGCATGAATGGATGCTCTCGGCATTGACGTATCTGTCGTATAATATCTTTACCGCCATGGCGGTTTTGATGGCCCTAGGCCGTGCGATGCCGTCGCCTCGGGCGTCGCTTAAGGCGGCGCTGACCGGTACCGGGATTTTGGTGGTGCTGGCCGCGGCGGAGGTGCACGCCTTACTGCGCCTCGAAACCGTGCGGGATTTGCCGATGGTGGATTTGGCGACCCTGATCGGTCGCCAATGGGGACGGCTCTATGCGATGAGCTTATGGGTGGCGTTGTTTACGACCGGTGTGGGAGAAGCGTTGGCCATACGAACACACTACGGCCGTCGTTGGCTCTGGGCACTCGTCCTGGTGGTACCCGCCGCCGGTTTGCCCTTCGGCCAATTAGTGGCTCGTCTCTATCCCGTAATGGGCGCCGTCTCCTTGCTCTTATGGTTGCCGCTAATCGTCAACCGGTCGAAACCACTCCGGGAAGGATGA
- a CDS encoding protein of unknown function DUF951 (PFAM: Bacterial protein of unknown function (DUF951)~COGs: COG4481 conserved hypothetical protein~InterPro IPR009296~KEGG: sth:STH3322 hypothetical protein~PFAM: Protein of unknown function DUF951, bacterial~SPTR: Putative uncharacterized protein): MDKTRPHYNLHDIVELKKPHPCGSKRWIITRTGIDFALVCQGCGHRVMMPRKTFEKAVRQHWPHVTDEPG, translated from the coding sequence ATGGACAAAACGCGTCCTCACTATAATTTGCACGATATTGTGGAACTGAAAAAACCCCACCCGTGCGGAAGTAAGCGCTGGATCATTACCCGGACCGGGATTGACTTTGCCTTGGTGTGCCAAGGGTGTGGCCATCGGGTGATGATGCCTCGGAAAACCTTCGAAAAAGCGGTGCGCCAGCATTGGCCCCATGTAACGGATGAACCCGGTTAA